A DNA window from Halomonas zincidurans B6 contains the following coding sequences:
- a CDS encoding MarR family winged helix-turn-helix transcriptional regulator → MTTRNDTDDTLALESQLCFALYSTQLAMNKLYRGLLRELDLTYPQYLTMLVLWQRDRQTVSEIGEQLYLDSATLTPLLKRLEAAALITRQRSRQDERQVEIALTEKGRSLREQAKAIPHAAGCAGQCTPEEAAELRDALHGLRQRLDTQ, encoded by the coding sequence ATGACGACACGCAACGATACCGACGACACGCTGGCCCTGGAATCGCAGCTCTGCTTCGCGCTCTATTCGACTCAGTTGGCGATGAACAAGCTCTACCGCGGTCTGCTGCGCGAGCTCGATCTGACCTATCCCCAGTACCTGACCATGCTGGTGCTGTGGCAGCGGGACCGGCAGACGGTATCGGAGATCGGCGAGCAACTCTATCTGGATTCGGCCACGCTGACGCCGCTGCTGAAACGGCTGGAAGCGGCGGCGCTCATCACCCGGCAGCGCTCGCGCCAGGATGAACGCCAGGTCGAGATCGCCTTGACCGAGAAGGGCCGTTCGCTGCGCGAGCAGGCCAAGGCGATCCCCCATGCCGCCGGCTGTGCGGGCCAGTGCACACCCGAGGAAGCCGCCGAGCTGCGCGACGCGTTGCATGGGCTGCGTCAGCGACTCGACACTCAGTGA
- a CDS encoding XRE family transcriptional regulator: MSRLSPQEREALLFDLLDQLFEEKITTGALLKRLRREVLEMNQTRYAALASVSRRTLSAIENDSGTQSLGSLNRAFRPFGLSVGLLPRDRSTRQRLLTRSSS, translated from the coding sequence ATGAGCCGTCTTTCTCCCCAGGAACGCGAAGCGCTGCTGTTCGATCTGCTCGACCAGCTGTTCGAGGAAAAAATCACCACGGGAGCACTGCTGAAACGACTGCGCCGGGAGGTTCTGGAGATGAACCAGACCCGCTATGCCGCACTGGCGTCGGTGAGCCGCCGGACGCTCTCGGCCATCGAGAACGACAGCGGGACCCAATCACTGGGTTCTCTCAATCGCGCCTTTCGCCCTTTCGGGCTCAGCGTGGGGTTGCTCCCGCGTGATCGGTCGACCCGCCAGCGTCTGTTGACGCGATCCTCCTCGTGA
- a CDS encoding type II toxin-antitoxin system HipA family toxin, with protein MSLTIQLFHHGQWHDAAELQIDDPKAGRRGTIALGYSTDYAIDWMGRDDEHACSLNLPVELMLLYRRKNWFAMLDDIMPSGASRRYWVNRLGLQSLPPHEQDHALLAQGTIAPVGNLRIKQALPQLPAGSQLKHHRFTLDDVVERHTDFLEYAQQVGAAGGGATGAGGEAPKLLLRRSPLDEIWIDTWQDDPRNTDAHYLVKFPRGQRSDMDCNILRAEYHYYHELQALGVDTIDIRGMELIEGGRYPSLWLPRFDVDFIEGERTLFGLESLYSLLEKPPGTFLNHFEAIDTLVAKCQQQYRVREMGEPFDVSRFVVEWVKRDLLNVAFGNSDNHGRNTAMIKRPDGLGLAPVYDFAPMKADPEGIIRTTQWGAPYEEGGRFDWQGIAQRLDPLVPADDLLAELRQLGRRLKGLKARLRQRGVPNSILDLPALGFDYLDGKLDAWGLT; from the coding sequence ATGTCACTGACGATACAGTTGTTCCATCATGGCCAATGGCACGATGCCGCAGAACTTCAGATCGACGATCCGAAGGCGGGTCGACGCGGCACGATTGCGCTGGGCTACTCGACCGATTACGCCATCGACTGGATGGGCCGGGACGACGAGCACGCCTGCAGTCTGAATCTGCCGGTCGAACTGATGCTGCTGTATCGCCGGAAGAACTGGTTCGCCATGCTCGACGACATCATGCCGTCGGGGGCCAGCCGTCGTTACTGGGTCAATCGACTGGGGCTTCAGTCACTTCCCCCGCATGAGCAGGATCACGCCTTGCTGGCCCAAGGCACGATAGCGCCCGTTGGCAACCTGCGCATCAAGCAGGCACTGCCCCAACTGCCGGCGGGTAGCCAGCTGAAACATCATCGATTCACGCTGGACGATGTCGTGGAACGCCATACCGACTTTCTGGAATACGCCCAGCAGGTGGGCGCCGCCGGCGGTGGTGCGACCGGCGCTGGCGGTGAAGCACCCAAACTACTGCTGCGTCGCAGCCCGCTGGATGAGATCTGGATCGATACCTGGCAGGACGATCCCCGCAATACCGATGCGCATTACCTGGTGAAATTCCCCCGTGGGCAACGCTCGGACATGGATTGCAACATTCTACGCGCGGAGTACCACTACTATCACGAGCTGCAGGCGCTGGGCGTCGATACCATCGATATCCGCGGTATGGAACTCATCGAAGGGGGACGCTACCCCAGCCTCTGGCTGCCTCGATTCGATGTGGATTTCATCGAAGGAGAACGCACACTCTTCGGTCTGGAGTCGCTTTATTCGCTGCTGGAGAAGCCTCCGGGCACTTTCCTCAATCATTTCGAAGCGATCGACACGCTGGTTGCCAAGTGTCAGCAGCAATATCGCGTCAGAGAAATGGGCGAACCCTTCGACGTTTCCCGTTTCGTCGTGGAGTGGGTCAAGCGGGATCTTCTCAACGTCGCTTTCGGCAACTCGGACAATCATGGCCGCAATACCGCGATGATCAAGCGGCCCGATGGCCTGGGGCTGGCGCCGGTCTATGATTTCGCGCCCATGAAGGCGGACCCCGAAGGCATCATACGCACCACACAATGGGGCGCGCCGTACGAAGAAGGCGGCCGTTTCGACTGGCAAGGGATCGCTCAACGGCTCGATCCGCTGGTTCCCGCCGACGACCTGCTCGCCGAGCTTCGCCAGCTGGGAAGACGATTGAAAGGCCTGAAGGCTCGCCTGCGGCAGCGAGGCGTTCCGAATTCGATTCTCGATCTGCCCGCGCTAGGGTTCGATTATCTCGACGGAAAACTCGATGCCTGGGGGCTGACATGA
- a CDS encoding LysR family transcriptional regulator, with translation MDLNALRTFERVAATGSFTATARHFHRAVSSVSRQISALEEALGQPLLYRHTRAVTLTEAGWRYYQEVREILERLDLATEALTAPEAEPGGVLRVNAPVAFGQRQIVPVLHRFQRRYPAIKAELMLTDQITDPVREGIDVTFRVGTLSDSTLVARRLAAMNYVVAAAPSYLQRCGTPATPEALSRHECLLYQGEMGRQRWYFQQSGQPSATPFEVDGNLYSNDADSLVRAALLGQGLVLFPTWLIGDALSRGELVPLLEAWRGEVMPGRRDIHVLYAQRRLHTRKVRAFLDHLFETIGPTPHWDRWR, from the coding sequence ATGGATCTCAATGCATTACGCACATTCGAGCGCGTCGCCGCGACCGGCAGCTTCACCGCCACCGCACGCCACTTCCACCGCGCGGTGTCGTCGGTATCGCGCCAGATCAGCGCGTTGGAAGAGGCGCTGGGCCAGCCGCTGCTGTATCGCCACACTCGGGCCGTCACCCTGACCGAGGCGGGCTGGCGCTACTATCAGGAAGTTCGCGAGATACTCGAGCGACTCGATCTGGCCACCGAAGCGCTGACCGCCCCCGAAGCCGAGCCCGGTGGCGTACTGCGGGTCAACGCCCCGGTCGCCTTCGGCCAGCGCCAGATCGTGCCGGTTCTGCACCGCTTCCAGCGTCGCTACCCGGCCATCAAGGCCGAGCTGATGCTCACCGACCAGATCACCGACCCGGTGCGCGAGGGCATCGATGTCACCTTTCGGGTCGGCACGCTGTCCGACTCCACGCTGGTGGCGCGCCGCCTGGCGGCCATGAACTATGTGGTCGCCGCCGCGCCGAGCTATTTGCAACGTTGCGGCACACCGGCGACCCCGGAAGCGTTGAGCCGTCACGAATGCCTGCTCTATCAAGGCGAAATGGGGCGTCAGCGTTGGTACTTTCAGCAGTCCGGACAGCCGTCGGCGACTCCCTTCGAGGTCGACGGAAACCTGTATAGCAACGACGCCGACAGCCTGGTGCGCGCCGCGCTGCTGGGCCAGGGGCTGGTGTTGTTTCCGACCTGGCTGATCGGCGATGCGCTCTCGCGGGGGGAACTGGTGCCGCTGCTTGAAGCGTGGCGCGGCGAGGTCATGCCCGGCCGCCGCGACATTCACGTGCTGTACGCGCAGCGCCGTCTGCACACCCGCAAGGTGCGCGCCTTCCTCGATCACCTATTCGAAACGATCGGCCCCACCCCGCATTGGGATCGCTGGCGATGA
- a CDS encoding SDR family oxidoreductase, with protein MRKGTALVVGATGITGGNLAAYLVASGWTVYGLSRRASEQSGVIPVAADLLDEAATEQALAGLPITHVFYCTWIRRDNEKANVEANSQMMRNLFAGLDSDKLDHASLVTGTKQYLGSFEAYGSGRIETPFRESEPRVPGDNFYYALEDVLFEAAERHGFNWNVHRPHTVIGYARGNAMNMGTTIAVYASICKETGKPFVFPGSRTQWNALTDMTDALVLARQMEWAATAPGVANQAFNAVNGDVFRWRRMWREIGEYFDLEVSDCPETPQPLDEQMAGAEATWREIAAKHDLIEPDVANLASWWHTDADLGRDQECVNDTTKCRDFGFDHLRETRAAFVDLFARLRAERIIP; from the coding sequence ATGCGTAAAGGTACCGCGCTCGTGGTCGGCGCCACCGGGATCACCGGCGGCAATCTGGCGGCGTATCTGGTGGCCAGCGGCTGGACCGTCTACGGCCTGTCGCGTCGCGCCAGCGAGCAGAGCGGGGTGATTCCCGTCGCCGCCGATCTGCTGGACGAAGCCGCCACCGAGCAGGCGTTGGCCGGCCTGCCGATCACCCACGTCTTCTACTGCACCTGGATTCGTCGCGACAACGAGAAGGCCAACGTCGAGGCCAACAGCCAGATGATGCGCAACCTGTTCGCCGGACTCGACAGCGACAAGCTCGATCACGCCTCGCTGGTGACCGGCACCAAGCAGTATCTGGGTTCGTTCGAAGCCTACGGCAGCGGGCGTATCGAAACCCCGTTCCGCGAATCCGAGCCGCGCGTGCCGGGTGACAACTTCTACTATGCGCTGGAAGACGTGCTGTTCGAAGCCGCCGAGCGTCACGGCTTCAACTGGAACGTGCACCGCCCGCATACGGTGATTGGCTATGCACGCGGCAACGCCATGAACATGGGCACGACGATCGCCGTCTACGCCTCGATCTGCAAGGAAACCGGCAAGCCGTTCGTGTTCCCCGGCTCGCGGACCCAGTGGAATGCGCTCACCGACATGACCGATGCGCTGGTGCTGGCGCGGCAGATGGAGTGGGCGGCGACCGCGCCGGGCGTGGCCAATCAGGCCTTCAATGCCGTCAATGGCGACGTCTTCCGCTGGCGCCGGATGTGGCGCGAGATCGGCGAGTACTTTGATCTGGAGGTGTCGGATTGCCCCGAGACGCCCCAGCCGCTCGACGAGCAGATGGCGGGAGCCGAAGCCACCTGGCGCGAGATCGCCGCGAAGCACGATTTGATCGAACCGGATGTCGCCAATCTGGCGTCCTGGTGGCACACCGATGCCGATCTGGGTCGCGATCAGGAGTGTGTCAACGACACCACCAAGTGCCGCGACTTCGGCTTCGACCATTTGCGCGAGACGCGGGCGGCGTTTGTCGATCTGTTCGCCCGCCTGCGTGCCGAGCGGATCATTCCCTGA
- a CDS encoding inositol monophosphatase family protein gives MTTASTITPSQQQQLIETVRHAARAEILPRFRNLSEDAIRSKSAPDDLVTDADQGAERMISQAIAELLPTATIIGEEAVAAGDAQLADIAGAELALIVDPVDGTWNFARGLNQFGVILAATSFGETIFGLLYDPLADDWVVARRGEGAFFGRPDGTQRRLSVSDTTDIAEMVGATSIRLFPKPQQYQLAATFPDVQRMMAFGCACHEYRTMAFGHVDFMLAGKLMPWDHAAGLMIHAEAGGYSALLDGTPYRPTIHQGTVLAASSRELWEALREKFTFLV, from the coding sequence ATGACGACCGCCAGCACCATCACGCCAAGCCAACAGCAGCAACTCATCGAGACCGTCCGCCACGCCGCCAGGGCGGAGATCCTGCCGCGCTTTCGCAACCTCTCCGAGGACGCGATCCGCTCGAAGAGCGCGCCGGACGACCTGGTGACCGACGCCGACCAGGGCGCGGAGCGGATGATCAGCCAGGCCATTGCCGAGCTGCTGCCGACGGCGACGATCATCGGCGAGGAGGCCGTCGCGGCGGGTGACGCACAGCTTGCGGACATCGCCGGGGCCGAGCTGGCGCTGATCGTCGATCCGGTCGACGGCACCTGGAACTTCGCCCGCGGGCTCAATCAGTTCGGGGTGATTCTGGCGGCGACGAGCTTCGGCGAGACGATCTTCGGGCTGCTCTACGATCCGCTGGCCGACGACTGGGTCGTCGCCCGCCGCGGCGAGGGCGCGTTCTTCGGCCGACCCGACGGCACCCAGCGTCGCCTGAGCGTTTCCGACACCACCGACATCGCCGAGATGGTCGGCGCTACCTCGATCAGGCTGTTCCCCAAACCCCAGCAGTATCAGCTCGCCGCCACCTTTCCCGATGTGCAGCGGATGATGGCGTTCGGCTGCGCCTGCCACGAATACCGCACCATGGCCTTCGGCCATGTCGACTTCATGCTCGCCGGCAAGCTGATGCCGTGGGATCACGCCGCGGGCCTGATGATCCACGCCGAAGCCGGCGGCTATTCGGCGCTGCTCGACGGCACACCCTATCGGCCGACGATTCACCAGGGCACGGTGCTGGCGGCCAGCTCGCGCGAGCTTTGGGAAGCGCTGCGCGAGAAGTTCACGTTTCTGGTCTGA
- a CDS encoding type II toxin-antitoxin system VapC family toxin — MNLILDTHILLWAAAEPDRLSSEAIRLINDEDNELYFSAASLWEIVIKTGLQRPDFQVNPHLLRRGLIENGYRELPITYQHTLAVSHLPDIHKDPFDRILVAQAESEGFLLLTADELIARYPGPIRRV; from the coding sequence ATGAATCTGATCCTGGACACACATATCCTACTTTGGGCAGCCGCAGAGCCAGACCGCCTCTCGAGTGAAGCGATCAGGCTCATTAACGATGAGGATAACGAACTATATTTCAGCGCGGCCAGTCTCTGGGAGATCGTTATCAAGACCGGTCTGCAGCGCCCGGACTTTCAGGTGAACCCTCACCTGCTGCGTCGCGGCCTGATCGAGAACGGTTATCGGGAACTACCGATTACCTATCAACACACCCTGGCTGTCAGCCACTTACCAGACATTCATAAAGATCCCTTCGATCGCATTCTGGTCGCTCAGGCCGAGTCCGAAGGCTTTCTTCTGCTGACGGCGGATGAGCTGATCGCTCGCTATCCTGGCCCGATTCGTCGGGTTTGA
- a CDS encoding type II toxin-antitoxin system Phd/YefM family antitoxin: METVNIHEAKTRLSQLLAKAAQGEGFVIARAGKPIAKVTAINSPDADQQKRLGFMKDQFKVPEDFDRMGQNEIADLFEG; encoded by the coding sequence ATGGAAACCGTCAACATCCACGAAGCCAAGACGCGACTTTCCCAGCTCCTGGCCAAAGCAGCGCAGGGGGAAGGATTCGTCATTGCCAGAGCTGGCAAGCCGATCGCCAAGGTAACAGCCATCAACAGTCCGGATGCCGACCAGCAGAAACGGCTTGGCTTCATGAAAGACCAATTCAAGGTCCCGGAAGATTTCGACCGCATGGGTCAAAACGAGATAGCCGACCTGTTCGAGGGCTGA
- a CDS encoding IS1380 family transposase, whose protein sequence is MPNVTFRASRRTLTSHAGLSIIGQCLEIAGVDSIDGRFPTTLGMRTSDVVKSYLGLLCLGMSDYDAIENFRRDKPFQHLLALQKVPSSATLRQRLEKLAANDLQARTATWSTTLLSLVEAPITAEKTHVCLDIDTFVMDNSNSHKEGVSRTYQKVDGYTPIAAYLGNEGWCLGLELRPGKQHTMKESNAFLERVLPRAQGLTEQPILVREDSGFDSQAHLALLERQRQAFADEGRRLDYLVKWNPRDSAKADLATWCAVAEDCWQEELRPGKRQALWTQTVSIRDGQTEVEVRRVMRLVERTADRDGQLLLEPDYELEGWWTSLDEAPEAVIQRYQAHATHEQFHSEIKTDLDLERLPSGKFATNDLILHLAQLAYNILRLMGQLGMTGELSPVRHPAKRRRIRTVLQELVHRAAVVVHKARQIILDFGQDIGRMTVLNTLRSRLRYPRGSPC, encoded by the coding sequence ATGCCCAACGTCACGTTTCGCGCCAGTCGCCGTACCCTCACCAGCCACGCCGGGCTATCCATCATCGGGCAGTGCCTTGAGATCGCCGGCGTCGACAGCATCGACGGTCGCTTCCCCACCACGCTGGGCATGCGCACCAGCGACGTGGTCAAGAGCTATCTGGGCCTGCTGTGTCTGGGCATGAGCGACTATGACGCCATCGAGAATTTCCGCCGCGACAAACCGTTCCAGCACCTGCTGGCCCTGCAGAAGGTGCCGAGCTCCGCCACGCTGCGCCAACGGCTGGAGAAGCTCGCCGCCAATGATCTGCAGGCACGTACCGCGACTTGGTCCACCACCTTGCTGTCGCTGGTGGAAGCACCGATCACCGCCGAGAAGACGCATGTCTGTCTGGACATCGACACCTTCGTCATGGACAACAGCAACTCGCACAAGGAGGGCGTCTCGCGGACCTACCAGAAGGTCGATGGCTACACGCCGATCGCCGCCTATCTGGGCAATGAAGGCTGGTGCCTGGGCCTGGAGCTGCGTCCCGGCAAACAGCACACCATGAAGGAGAGCAACGCCTTCCTGGAGCGGGTGCTGCCACGCGCCCAGGGCCTGACCGAGCAACCGATCCTGGTCCGCGAGGACAGCGGCTTCGACAGCCAGGCGCATCTGGCCCTTCTCGAACGGCAGCGGCAGGCCTTTGCCGACGAGGGCCGGCGGCTCGACTACCTCGTCAAATGGAACCCGCGGGACTCGGCCAAGGCCGATCTCGCCACCTGGTGCGCCGTCGCCGAAGACTGCTGGCAAGAAGAGCTGCGCCCCGGCAAGCGCCAGGCGTTGTGGACACAGACCGTCTCGATCCGCGATGGCCAGACCGAGGTCGAGGTCAGGCGTGTGATGCGCCTGGTGGAGCGCACCGCCGATCGCGATGGCCAGCTGCTGCTCGAACCGGACTATGAGCTGGAAGGCTGGTGGACCAGCCTGGACGAGGCGCCGGAGGCGGTGATCCAGCGCTATCAGGCGCATGCCACCCATGAGCAGTTTCACAGCGAGATCAAGACCGATCTCGACCTGGAGCGTCTGCCCTCGGGCAAGTTCGCCACCAACGACCTGATCCTGCATCTCGCCCAGCTGGCCTATAACATCCTGCGTCTGATGGGGCAACTGGGCATGACTGGCGAGCTGAGCCCGGTGCGCCATCCCGCCAAGCGGCGCCGGATACGCACCGTATTGCAGGAACTGGTCCATCGTGCCGCCGTGGTAGTCCACAAGGCCCGTCAGATCATCCTCGATTTCGGGCAGGACATTGGCCGCATGACGGTGTTGAACACCCTGCGGAGCCGGCTGCGTTACCCGCGAGGATCGCCCTGCTGA
- a CDS encoding AAA family ATPase has product MRILQVRFKNLNSLVGEWEIDLMHPAFASDGIFAITGPTGAGKTTILDAICLALYGRTPRLNKVTKSGNEIMSRQTGECFAEVTFETQSGRYRCHWSQHRARKKPDGELQAPKHEIANADSGEIFESKMRGVADQIESATGMDFDRFTRSMLLAQGGFAAFLQAAPDDRAPILEQITGTEIYSQISVRVHERQREEREKLSLLQAETAGIAILEPEQEQEIAQTLETRQKEETDLAAKSAEAGKAIAWLSIIDGLKKEIVNLADEESKLHVDIRAFKPDRERLNRALSASSLDGVYATLMVTRKQQADDREALKTEEEALPGLESSAKEQAETMSAAEQQTARAKEELKAAAPILQKVRSLDQKLADQEKAVTAGDEACKKDSAKIDADTQTRLKEQEKRIKAQQALELVEGYLKEHARDEWLIGGLAGVEEQLRGLLFRQSEALQKESDQETAENALKQATTSLDDCQKQSGIRKQELEDASKQLQQGKDVLSQLLGGRLLREYRTEKETLLREMAFLTKIAELEDHRAKLEDGKPCPLCGATEHPFAEGNVPASDETEQKIEALTKLINKAEDQEAAIKKLEVAESLARKNLTEAEKLESAAANDKKAAERTLAEVKGSLEKLRADFAERRHAVSSRLLPLGIENIPETDISSLLETLKARLKEWQAQVKKKADIEKQVADLDSEIKRLDAVIETQSTSLAEKRERLETLKTEFAAGNDERKALYDDRNPDEEERGLNKAVFDTEVAERQARDQHNQLQQRWHTAKAHVESLRKRIDQREPELGRMETDFSEALTPVGFSDEEQFLGARLTSERRGELAVKANELDERQTDLKARQKDRETRLATEMARKVTDKSLEELEPQFKEYEESLRELRDIIAGLKHKLSENTAAKERIKEKQAAIEAQGKECRRWENLHELIGSADGKKYRNFAQGLTFEMMIGHANRQLQKMTDRYLLVRHDAQPLELNVVDNYQAGEIRPTKNLSGGESFIVSLSLALGLSHMASKNVRVDSLFLDEGFGTLDDEALDTALETLSGLQQDGKLIGVISHVPALKERISTQIQVTPQTGGRSQISGPGCGGLSATERAVEAG; this is encoded by the coding sequence ATGAGAATACTGCAGGTACGCTTCAAAAACCTGAACTCCCTGGTAGGCGAGTGGGAAATCGACCTGATGCACCCAGCCTTCGCGTCTGACGGCATCTTCGCCATTACCGGCCCGACCGGCGCGGGTAAGACTACGATCCTCGATGCTATCTGTCTTGCCCTCTATGGGCGGACGCCTCGCCTGAACAAGGTTACCAAGAGCGGAAACGAAATCATGTCCCGGCAGACCGGCGAATGTTTTGCCGAGGTGACCTTCGAAACCCAGAGTGGGCGTTACCGCTGTCATTGGAGCCAACATCGGGCACGCAAGAAGCCGGATGGCGAGCTCCAGGCTCCGAAACATGAAATTGCCAATGCTGATTCCGGCGAGATCTTCGAATCCAAGATGAGAGGTGTAGCCGACCAGATCGAGTCGGCTACCGGTATGGACTTTGATCGTTTTACCCGTTCCATGTTGCTTGCCCAGGGCGGCTTCGCCGCGTTCCTTCAGGCGGCACCGGATGATCGGGCTCCGATCCTGGAGCAGATCACGGGCACAGAGATCTACAGCCAGATATCCGTTCGCGTCCATGAGCGACAGCGAGAAGAGCGAGAAAAGCTGAGCCTACTGCAGGCTGAAACAGCAGGCATCGCGATTCTCGAGCCGGAGCAGGAACAAGAGATTGCGCAGACACTCGAGACAAGGCAGAAGGAGGAGACAGACCTCGCCGCCAAGTCCGCCGAGGCCGGAAAGGCCATTGCCTGGCTCTCCATCATCGATGGATTAAAGAAGGAAATCGTCAATCTTGCCGATGAGGAGAGCAAGCTGCATGTTGATATTAGGGCGTTCAAGCCCGATCGTGAAAGGCTCAACCGGGCTTTGAGTGCCTCCTCGCTTGATGGCGTATATGCAACGCTTATGGTCACCCGCAAACAGCAGGCAGATGACAGAGAGGCATTGAAAACTGAGGAAGAGGCGCTCCCTGGATTGGAATCCTCCGCCAAGGAGCAAGCCGAGACGATGAGCGCGGCTGAGCAACAAACCGCTCGGGCCAAAGAAGAGCTGAAAGCGGCCGCACCGATATTGCAAAAGGTTCGCTCCCTCGATCAGAAGCTTGCCGATCAGGAAAAGGCAGTTACGGCGGGTGATGAGGCCTGCAAGAAGGATTCGGCAAAGATTGACGCAGATACACAAACCCGGCTCAAGGAACAGGAGAAGCGTATTAAGGCCCAACAGGCATTGGAGCTTGTTGAAGGGTATCTCAAGGAGCATGCCCGGGATGAATGGCTGATCGGCGGCCTGGCTGGTGTTGAAGAGCAGTTGAGAGGCCTGCTCTTTAGGCAAAGCGAAGCCCTTCAAAAAGAGAGCGATCAAGAAACGGCCGAGAACGCTTTGAAACAGGCGACAACGTCACTCGACGACTGTCAGAAGCAATCCGGCATTCGGAAGCAGGAGCTGGAGGACGCATCAAAGCAGCTTCAGCAAGGCAAAGATGTTTTGAGCCAGCTACTGGGGGGCCGCTTGCTGCGCGAATATCGCACGGAGAAGGAAACTCTGCTGCGTGAAATGGCCTTCCTGACGAAAATAGCGGAGCTTGAAGATCACCGGGCGAAACTGGAAGACGGCAAGCCCTGCCCACTTTGTGGGGCCACCGAGCATCCCTTCGCAGAAGGGAATGTGCCTGCCTCTGATGAAACCGAACAGAAGATTGAAGCGCTGACCAAACTGATCAACAAAGCCGAGGATCAGGAAGCCGCCATCAAGAAGCTCGAAGTAGCTGAAAGCTTGGCCCGTAAAAACCTGACGGAGGCTGAAAAGCTGGAGTCAGCGGCGGCTAATGACAAAAAGGCCGCCGAAAGAACACTTGCCGAGGTAAAGGGCAGCTTGGAAAAGCTCCGTGCAGACTTTGCCGAACGCAGGCACGCCGTTTCCTCCAGGCTCCTGCCGCTTGGTATTGAGAACATCCCTGAAACGGACATTTCATCGCTGCTCGAGACCCTCAAAGCACGGCTGAAGGAATGGCAGGCCCAAGTCAAGAAGAAGGCAGACATCGAGAAACAGGTTGCCGACCTCGACAGTGAGATCAAGAGACTGGATGCGGTTATCGAAACCCAAAGCACTTCCCTTGCCGAAAAACGGGAGCGCCTGGAAACACTGAAAACGGAATTTGCCGCAGGAAATGATGAGCGCAAAGCACTTTACGACGACAGGAATCCCGACGAAGAAGAGCGCGGTTTGAATAAGGCGGTATTTGACACCGAAGTTGCCGAGAGGCAGGCCAGAGATCAGCATAATCAACTACAGCAAAGGTGGCATACCGCAAAGGCCCATGTCGAATCCCTGAGAAAGCGGATCGACCAGCGAGAGCCGGAACTGGGAAGGATGGAAACTGATTTCTCCGAAGCACTTACGCCAGTTGGTTTTTCAGATGAAGAACAGTTTCTGGGAGCCAGATTGACCTCTGAGCGGAGAGGTGAGCTGGCGGTTAAGGCCAATGAACTGGATGAGCGTCAAACAGATCTGAAAGCCAGGCAAAAGGATCGGGAGACGCGCTTGGCCACAGAGATGGCCCGAAAAGTGACCGACAAATCTCTGGAAGAGCTCGAACCCCAATTCAAGGAGTACGAGGAGTCTCTGAGGGAATTGCGGGACATCATTGCCGGTCTCAAGCACAAGCTGAGCGAAAATACGGCCGCCAAAGAGAGGATAAAAGAGAAACAAGCGGCTATTGAGGCCCAGGGCAAAGAGTGTCGCAGGTGGGAAAACCTGCACGAATTGATCGGATCCGCAGACGGTAAAAAATATAGAAACTTTGCCCAGGGGTTGACCTTCGAAATGATGATTGGCCACGCCAACAGACAACTGCAAAAAATGACCGACCGCTACTTGCTGGTCCGTCATGATGCTCAGCCCCTGGAGCTCAACGTGGTTGACAACTACCAGGCTGGGGAGATTCGGCCCACGAAGAATCTTTCCGGTGGTGAAAGCTTTATCGTCAGTCTCTCCCTGGCTCTGGGTCTGTCCCATATGGCCAGCAAGAATGTCCGTGTGGACTCGCTGTTCCTGGATGAAGGCTTTGGCACGCTGGACGATGAAGCCCTTGATACTGCCTTGGAAACTCTCTCGGGTCTGCAGCAGGACGGCAAGCTGATCGGCGTTATTTCACACGTGCCTGCCTTGAAGGAGCGTATCAGCACGCAGATCCAGGTTACACCTCAAACTGGCGGGAGAAGCCAGATATCGGGGCCGGGATGCGGCGGGCTGAGCGCTACAGAGCGGGCCGTAGAGGCAGGTTAA